The nucleotide sequence TCGAGTTCCCACGGCCCAGCAGTCGCTGAGGGTGTAAATCAGGTACTGGTTGATGCCGAAGGTGTCACGAACGGTCGCGCCGTCGATGTCTTCGGTGTCCAACAAGTCCGACTGGAAGATGTACTGCAGATTGTCGCTGACCGCGTAGTCGGCGACGATCGAGTGCATGTATCCGTTTTCGCCACGTCCAACCACACCGTCGACAACGCGGTTGATGTTGCCGTCACCGAAACGTCCGCCGACGGTCGCGTAGGTGACCGTCAGGCTATCGGTCAGACCGACCGAAACGCCGCCCAAGAAGGCATCACCGTTGTCTTCGAAACCACTGTCCCAGCCGAAGACATATCCGCCCATCACGCTGACGTGATCGCCGACGTTGTAGGTCGCCAGAGCACCGGTGTGGGTGAACGGCTCGCTGTTGTACATCGTGTACGCGTGGCTGTAGAAGAAGTTGTCCGGGGCGGTAACGACTTCCCATCCAATGATGGTGTAGAAGTGACCGGCCTTGACCGACAAATCGCCGTAGCCAGCTTCGACATACAGCTGGGGCATGGCGTGACCGTAGTCGGTGCCGTTATCCCAGTCGTTGTCCCAATGATTGTTCGCGATACCGAACGCTTGGGTGTCTTGCGAGTCGGTACCGTAGACGTAGTCGATGCGACCACCGATATCGAAACCGTTGGAGGTATCGATCGCCTTTTCAGCGTACAACCAAGCTTGGTGCAGCTGATATTCGTCCGGGCGACTGTTGAACAGTGGCAAAGCGGCGGTGTGGTAACCCATTTGGACCCAACCGCCGATGCTGAACCCTTCGTATTCACCGAACAGGGTGAAGGGATCGCCAAGATCGCATTCGCCACCGAGGCATCCACCGCCCAGGCATCCACCCATGCCACAGCCGCTATCGCATCCGCTGTCACAGCCGCATGAGGGCAGTCCATCGCAGCCGCCCATGTCGCAAGCCGACATGTCGACGTCACAGCCGGTTTCACAGTGACCGACTTGCTGAACACCATTGTCTTGGTAGTAACCAGATTGCACTCCGGCGGCCGATGCGGTTGTTCCACAACAAATCGCGGCCAAGAGAGCGAGTTTGCTCAATTTCATCCGTTGGACTCCCCATCCATGTGTTTGGCAGCACGCAAAACAATCCGCATCAAGGAAACCGATTCCTGGCCGCGGAATTCATCGCAACAACTGCCGGCCGCATTGCAGGACATCGTGTCCTGTTTCACGGCGGGCCAGACCGGCGTCTTTCGTGTGGTCTCCACCTGAAAGAATCAACGTGATCCTTCAGCCACAAGAGCGACGCCGGCGAATTTCCTAAGGAGCGTATCGACCGGGAAATTCGTCAAAGTTCATCGCAGTGTTGGAACTGGTGCGAACGATTTGTCCGTCACGGCCGGAATTTGGCAAGCTGTACCGGTTAAGCGAAGTTTCCCTCGGCCCCGATCGAGACCGCCGATCGCCCCAATCAACCGGCGCATGAAAAAACCGCGTGTCACCGGAGATGGATGACACGCGGTCGAAGATATCGGTCAGAGCTTTCTGTCGTTCCGGCCCGAGTTGCCTGATGGTCGGATCAGCAGGAATTCGTCGTGTGGAGAAGACGTTGAAGCTTCCTCCAGGCAGTTCAGTTGACAGCGACAAGACGCCGGG is from Crateriforma conspicua and encodes:
- a CDS encoding porin — translated: MSACDMGGCDGLPSCGCDSGCDSGCGMGGCLGGGCLGGECDLGDPFTLFGEYEGFSIGGWVQMGYHTAALPLFNSRPDEYQLHQAWLYAEKAIDTSNGFDIGGRIDYVYGTDSQDTQAFGIANNHWDNDWDNGTDYGHAMPQLYVEAGYGDLSVKAGHFYTIIGWEVVTAPDNFFYSHAYTMYNSEPFTHTGALATYNVGDHVSVMGGYVFGWDSGFEDNGDAFLGGVSVGLTDSLTVTYATVGGRFGDGNINRVVDGVVGRGENGYMHSIVADYAVSDNLQYIFQSDLLDTEDIDGATVRDTFGINQYLIYTLSDCWAVGTRFEWYQADAGVFNTDNDIYALTSGVNYKPHANVLVRPEIRWDWVDGDPTDILENSDDDQFTFGIDTIFLF